ATCAAAAAATTTGAAAGCGGCGTAACCGCAATGGACGTTGCGATGAGCATCAGCGAGGGTCTGGCGCGCAACGTGCTGGCAGCCGAAGTAAACGGGGAGGTATGGGATGCAACACGCCCCATCCATGAAAATGCTGCGCTGCGTCTGCTTACCTGGCGAGACGACGAATCGCGTGCCGTACTCTGGCACTCCTCGGCTCACCTCATGGCCGAAGCCATCGAGTCGCTCTTTCCCGGAGTGAAATTCGCCATTGGCCCTCCGGTAGAAAACGGTTTTTACTACGACCTTGACCTGGG
The sequence above is a segment of the Cryomorphaceae bacterium genome. Coding sequences within it:
- a CDS encoding TGS domain-containing protein; the protein is MIEITLPDGAIKKFESGVTAMDVAMSISEGLARNVLAAEVNGEVWDATRPIHENAALRLLTWRDDESRAVLWHSSAHLMAEAIESLFPGVKFAIGPPVENGFYYDLDLG